Proteins encoded in a region of the Ziziphus jujuba cultivar Dongzao chromosome 3, ASM3175591v1 genome:
- the LOC107433813 gene encoding LOW QUALITY PROTEIN: kiwellin (The sequence of the model RefSeq protein was modified relative to this genomic sequence to represent the inferred CDS: substituted 1 base at 1 genomic stop codon) codes for MENLALFISISFMFNIMMIITSPFPSFAASTCGGPCQTTDDCNGQLICIKGKCNDNPDNDGTHNCTGGGSCKPFGTLICNGKSYPKYNCSPPVTISTRAVLRNNDFSEGGIGGGPPSCDKNYHDNKELVVALSTGWFDRGSRCGKMIRITASNGRTVLAKVVDECDSRRGCDAAHAYLXTCGHNVVNGSDGVWRALGLNTDDDRADVTWSMA; via the coding sequence ATGGAAAACCTAGCTTTGttcatttcaatttctttcatGTTCAACATCATGATGATCATCACCTCTCCCTTTCCTTCATTCGCCGCTTCCACCTGCGGCGGTCCTTGTCAAACCACCGACGACTGCAACGGCCAGCTCATATGCATTAAAGGCAAGTGCAATGATAACCCCGACAATGATGGAACCCACAACTGCACCGGCGGTGGCAGTTGTAAGCCCTTCGGCACTCTCATTTGCAATGGCAAGTCTTACCCAAAGTACAACTGCTCTCCCCCGGTCACCATCTCCACCCGAGCCGTACTACGGAACAATGATTTTAGCGAAGGCGGCATTGGCGGCGGCCCGCCGTCGTGCGACAAGAATTACCACGATAACAAGGAGCTAGTGGTGGCGCTTTCGACTGGATGGTTCGACAGAGGATCGAGATGCGGAAAGATGATACGTATAACTGCGAGCAACGGGAGGACTGTGCTGGCAAAGGTGGTGGATGAATGTGACTCCAGGCGTGGGTGTGATGCAGCACATGCATATCTATGAACATGTGGTCATAATGTGGTTAACGGCTCGGATGGTGTTTGGAGGGCCCTGGGGCTGAATACAGACGACGATCGTGCCGATGTGACTTGGTCCATGGCTTAA
- the LOC107433819 gene encoding kiwellin-like, with product MENLPLFISISLMFNIIMIITSPFPSLAASTCGGPCQTADDCDGQLICIKGKCKDNPDNIGTHTCTGGGSCKPFGTLICSGKSYPKYNCSPPITVSTRAVLRNNDFSEGGIGGGPSACDSNYHDNKELVVALSTGWYDRGSRCGKMVRITASNGRSVMAKVVDQCDSMRGCDAEHGYQGPCGHNVVNGSDGVWRTLGLDTDDERADVTWSMS from the coding sequence ATGGAAAACCTGCCTTTGTTCATTTCAATTTCCCTCATGTTCAACATCATCATGATCATCACCTCTCCCTTTCCTTCATTAGCCGCTTCCACCTGTGGCGGTCCTTGTCAAACCGCCGACGACTGCGACGGCCAGCTGATATGCATTAAAGGCAAGTGCAAAGATAACCCAGACAATATTGGAACCCACACCTGCACCGGCGGTGGCAGTTGTAAGCCATTTGGCACTCTCATTTGCAGTGGCAAGTCTTACCCGAAGTACAACTGCTCTCCTCCCATCACCGTCTCCACCCGAGCTGTACTACGGAACAACGACTTTAGCGAAGGCGGCATTGGCGGCGGCCCGTCGGCGTGCGATTCGAATTACCACGATAACAAGGAGCTAGTGGTGGCGCTTTCGACCGGATGGTACGACAGAGGATCGAGATGCGGGAAGATGGTACGTATAACGGCGAGCAACGGGAGGAGTGTTATGGCAAAGGTGGTGGATCAATGTGACTCCATGCGTGGGTGTGATGCAGAGCATGGATATCAAGGACCATGTGGTCATAATGTGGTTAACGGCTCGGATGGTGTTTGGAGGACTCTGGGGCTGGATACAGACGACGAACGTGCCGATGTAACTTGGTCAATGTCTTAA